The following proteins are co-located in the Vigna unguiculata cultivar IT97K-499-35 chromosome 9, ASM411807v1, whole genome shotgun sequence genome:
- the LOC114164431 gene encoding putative GATA transcription factor 22, which produces MTSVSLNLPDQTELFISPDNHHSTLSCYSFFDILDQSQTKDIRYLTHADQEDVKFVFHGGSSDNEQVCNASSTQPKSVMADPNSSACSRHNLSFHKIEDPEKRRGNYGYEKWLSSNVRLTRKMMSPPSSNNSDLATNKAFDIIRVCADCNTTSTPLWRSGPNGPKSLCNACGIRQRKARRAMAEAANGFGPSRGHHEKEKKCRRKHFAGLKNKSKTATSATGRGTLSEEQKLRIDLKDFAISLRDDSALKQEFPMDEVSQAAMLLMDLSREALFTYYK; this is translated from the exons ATGACTTCTGTTTCTCTGAACCTACCAGATCAAACTGAACTCTTCATTTCCCCCGATAATCACCATTCAACTCTCTCATGTTACTCCTTCTTCGACATATTAGACCAAAGCCAGACCAAAGATATCAGATACTTAACACATGCTGATCAAGAG GATGTGAAGTTTGTATTTCATGGTGGATCATCAGATAATGAGCAAGTGTGCAATGCATCGTCCACTCAACCTAAGTCGGTTATGGCAGATCCAAATAGCAGCGCGTGTAGCCGCCATAATTTATCCTTCCACAAAATAGAGGATCCAGAGAAGAGAAGAGGAAATTACGGGTATGAAAAATGGTTGTCTTCAAATGTGAGGTTGACGAGAAAAATGATGAGCCCACCTAGCAGCAATAACAGTGATCTAGCCACAAACAAAGCTTTCGATATTATTAGGGTTTGTGCAGATTGTAACACAACCAGTACCCCACTCTGGAGGAGTGGTCCTAATGGTCCTAAG TCACTTTGCAATGCCTGCGGCATTCGGCAGAGGAAGGCGAGAAGGGCAATGGCAGAAGCGGCGAATGGTTTTGGTCCTTCCAGAGGGCATcatgaaaaggaaaagaagtGTCGTAGAAAGCATTTTGCAGGGTTGAAGAATAAGTCCAAGACTGCAACTAGTGCTACTGGTAGAGGAACATTATCTGAGGAGCAGAAACTGAGGATTGATTTGAAGGACTTTGCCATAAGTTTGAGGGATGATTCAGCTTTGAAGCAAGAGTTTCCAATGGATGAAGTATCTCAGGCAGCGATGCTTCTAATGGATTTATCTAGAGAGGCTTTGTTTACTTATTATAAGTAG
- the LOC114162333 gene encoding glycine dehydrogenase (decarboxylating), mitochondrial-like, producing MERARRLANRAILKKLVSSTKDHSHSRRLSYVSHSFARTKQENLIGNNRHHACNVTSRSISVEALKPSDTLPRRHNSATSDELTKMAQTCGFGNVNSLIDATIPKSIRRKEMSFNTFDEGLAESEMTLHMKSLESKNKCFKSYIGMGYYNTHVPPVIFRNIMENPAWYTQYTPYQAEISQGRLESLMNYQTMVTDLTALPMANSSLLDEGTAAAEAMSMCNNIHRGKRKTFAIANNCHPQTIDICMTRATGFGIKVVVVDVNDVDYGSGDVCGVLVQYPGTEGEVLDYGEFVKEAHAHGVKVVMAADLLGLTMLKPPGELGVDIVVGSTQRFGVPMGYGGPHAAFLATSQEYKRLVPGRIIGLSVDSCGKSAFRMALQTREQHIRRDKATSNICTAQALLANMAAMYVVYHGPEGLKTIAQRVHGLAGVFALGLKKLGTVEVQDLPFFDTVKIKTTNAQEIVDVARKSEINLRVVDGNTITVAFDETTTLEDVDNLFKVFSNGKHVSFTATSLAPEVQNAIPSGLIRKSPYLTHPVFNMYHTEHEMLRYIHRLQSKDLSLCHSMIPLGSCTMKLNATTEMMPVTWPNFANIHPFAPIEQAQGYQEMFKNLGSMLCAITGFDSFSLQPNAGAAGEYAGLMIIRAYHLARGDHHRNICIIPVSAHGTNPASAAMCGMKIVSIGTDAKGNINIEELRKAAETHKDNLSTLMVTYPSTHGVYEEGIDEICKIIHDNGGQVYMDGANMNAQVGLTSPGRIGADVCHLNLHKTFCIPHGGGGPGMGPIGVKKHLAPFLPSHPVVPTGGIPSPDKRQPVGTISAAPWGSALILPISYSYIAMMGSKGLTEASKTAILKANYMAKRLETHYPVLYRGANGTVAHEFIIDLRGFKNTTGIEPEDVAKRLIDYGFHGPTMSFPVSGTLMIEPTESESKAELDRFCDALISIRQEIAEIENGKADIKNNVLKGAPHPPSLLMADTWTKPYSREYAAFPASWLRFSKFWPSTGRIDNVYGDRNLVCTLPTDSKVAEEQSSTTT from the exons ATGGAACGTGCACGGAGGCTAGCAAATAGGGCAATTCTAAAGAAACTGGTTTCTTCCACGAAGGATCATTCCCATTCACGGCGTCTGTCGTATGTTTCTCATTCCTTTGCAAGAACCAAACAAGAAAACTTGATCGGAAACAACAGACACCATGCATGCAATGTAACATCTCGATCCATTTCAGTGGAGGCACTCAAGCCCAGCGACACGCTCCCTCGGCGTCACAACTCTGCCACCTCCGATGAACTAACCAAAATGGCACAGACATGCGGCTTCGGCAATGTCAACTCCCTCATCGACGCCACCATTCCCAAATCCATCCGACGGAAAGAAATGTCGTTCAACACCTTCGATGAGGGACTGGCAGAGTCCGAAATGACGTTGCACATGAAGAGCTTGGAATCAAAGAACAAATGCTTCAAGTCCTACATCGGGATGGGGTACTACAACACGCACGTGCCACCCGTGATCTTTCGGAACATCATGGAGAACCCTGCGTGGTACACTCAGTACACTCCGTACCAGGCTGAGATCTCTCAGGGTCGTCTCGAGTCCCTCATGAATTACCAAACCATGGTCACAGATCTCACCGCTCTTCCAATGGCCAACTCTTCGTTGCTCGATGAAGGAACTGCGGCTGCTGAAGCAATGTCGATGTGTAACAACATTCACAGGGGGAAGAGGAAGACCTTTGCCATAGCCAATAACTGTCACCCTCAAACTATTGATATTTGCATGACTAGAGCAACTGGTTTCGGGATTAAGGTTGTTGTTGTGGACGTTAACGATGTGGATTACGGATCCGGTGATGTTTGTGGAGTTCTTGTTCAGTATCCGGGGACTGAGGGTGAGGTTTTGGACTATGGGGAGTTTGTTAAGGAGGCTCATGCACATGGAGTTAAGGTTGTTATGGCGGCTGATTTGTTGGGTCTAACGATGTTGAAGCCTCCTGGGGAACTTGGTGTGGATATTGTTGTTGGGTCTACTCAGAGGTTTGGGGTTCCAATGGGTTATGGGGGTCCACATGCTGCGTTCCTGGCCACATCACAAGAGTATAAAAGGTTGGTGCCTGGAAGGATCATTGGGCTCAGTGTTGATTCTTGTGGAAAGTCGGCTTTCAGAATGGCCTTGCAAACTAGGGAGCAGCATATCCGCAGGGACAAGGCCACCAGCAACATTTGCACTGCTCAG GCATTGCTTGCAAACATGGCTGCTATGTATGTTGTGTATCATGGACCTGAAGGACTTAAAACCATTGCCCAACGAGTTCATGGCCTGGCTGGGGTCTTTGCCCTGGGATTGAAGAAACTTGGTACCGTGGAAGTTCAGGACCTTCCCTTCTTTGACACTGTGAAAATTAAGACAACCAATGCTCAAGAAATTGTTGATGTTGCTCGCAAAAGTGAAATAAATTTGCGGGTTGTTGATGGGAACACA ATCACTGTTGCCTTTGATGAAACAACAACCTTGGAGGATGTTGATAACCTTTTCAAAGTATTTTCTAATGGCAAGCAT GTATCCTTCACAGCTACCTCTCTTGCACCAGAAGTTCAGAATGCAATTCCTTCAGGACTAATTAGGAAGAGTCCTTATCTAACACACCCTGtctttaacat GTACCACACTGAGCATGAGATGCTCAGGTACATTCATAGGCTACAATCGAAAGATCTTTCATTGTGCCATAGTATGATCCCCTTGGGATCATGTACAATGAAGTTGAATGCAACCACTGAAATGATGCCTGTGACATGGCCTAACTTTGCTAACATTCACCCTTTTGCACCAATCGAACAGGCTCAAGGTTATCAG GAAATGTTCAAAAATTTGGGTAGCATGTTGTGCGCAATCACTGGATTTGACTCCTTCTCTTTGCAACCTAATGCGGGTGCCGCTGGAGAATACGCTGGATTGATGATTATTCGTGCATATCACTTG GCAAGAGGAGACCACCACCGCAACATTTGCATTATACCAGTTTCTGCACATGGTACAAATCCTGCTAGTGCTGCTATGTGTGGAATGAAAATTGTATCAATCGGAACTGATGCAAAGGGAAACATCAATATTGAAGAGTTGAGGAAGGCTGCTGAAACACACAAGGACAACTTATCTACGCTTATG GTAACATATCCTTCAACTCATGGTGTTTACGAAGAAGGCATTGATGAGATATGCAAGATTATTCATGATAACGGAGGACAAGTATATATGGATGGTGCTAACATGAATGCACAG GTGGGACTTACAAGCCCAGGAAGGATTGGAGCAGATGTTTGCCATCTGAATCTCCACAAAACATTTTGCATCCCTCATGGAGGAGGTGGCCCTGGCATGGGTCCTATTGGAGTAAAGAAACACTTGGCACCATTTTTACCTTCACATCCAGTG GTTCCCACTGGTGGCATTCCTTCCCCTGACAAAAGACAACCAGTTGGTACCATTTCAGCAGCACCATGGGGCTCAGCTCTGATACTACCAATCTCGTACTCTTACATAGCCATGATGGGTTCTAAAGGACTCACCGAAGCCTCAAAAACAGCAATTTTGAAGGCAAACTATATGGCAAAACGATTGGAG ACTCATTATCCTGTTCTTTACCGTGGAGCGAATGGAACTGTTGCTCATGAATTCATCATTGACTTAAGAGGCTTTAAG AACACTACTGGGATAGAACCTGAGGATGTTGCAAAGCGGCTTATAGACTATGGCTTCCATGGACCCACCATGTCATTTCCTGTGTCTGGCACACTTATGATTGAACCCACCGAAAGTGAAAGCAAG GCTGAGTTAGACAGGTTTTGTGATGCTCTTATTTCCATTCGGCAAGAAATTGCTGAGATTGAGAATGGAAAGGCTGACATCAAAAACAATGTACTAAAG GGTGCCCCTCACCCACCATCACTGCTCATGGCAGATACATGGACAAAACCTTACTCTCGAGAATATGCAGCATTCCCAGCTTCCTGGCTTCGTTTTTCTAAGTTCTGGCCATCCACTG GACGTATTGATAATGTGTACGGTGACCGGAACTTGGTTTGCACCCTTCCCACAGATTCAAAGGTTGCTGAAGAACAAAGTTCCACAACAACGTAA
- the LOC114162334 gene encoding transcription factor MYBS3-like — protein MGIARKCSYCGNLGHNSRTCKTPLSHTYLKLFGVQVEISSSSSSSSSSSSSSSSSSSTISFSSPSYSAMKPSFSTNYFFSSSPSLRDGNQNSDAYLLTANTLLSTIQDTKKGVAWTEEEHRVFLVGLQKLGKGNWRGISKSFVKTRTPVQVASHAQKYFLRQSHNIPSSSSSSSSNCTLQMPHPDLELKLATPTQMHSF, from the exons ATGGGAATAGCCAGAAAATGTTCATATTGTGGTAATTTAGGTCACAATTCAAGAACTTGTAAAACTCCTCTCAGTCATACATACCTGAAGCTCTTTGGAGTGCAGGTTGAAATttcttcttcgtcttcttcttcatcttcttcttcgtcttcctcttcctcttcatcttctactatttctttttcttcacctTCATATTCTGCCATGAAACCGAGTTTCAGCACCAACTACTTCTTCTCTTCATCTCCTTCCCTGCGTGACGGAAACCAAAATTCAGATGCTTACTTACTCACTGCCAATACCCTCCTATCGACAATCCAAGACACAAAAAAAG GTGTAGCATGGACAGAGGAAGAACACAGGGTGTTTCTGGTAGGGCTTCAGAAGCTGGGGAAGGGAAACTGGAGAGGAATATCGAAAAGTTTTGTGAAAACAAGAACACCTGTGCAAGTGGCAAGTCATGCACAGAAGTATTTTCTCCGACAATCTCACAATATcccttcatcttcatcttcatcttcatctaatTGCACTCTTCAGATGCCACACCCAGATTTAGAACTCAAACTCGCAACTCCCACGCAGATGCATAGTTTTTGA
- the LOC114162335 gene encoding abscisic acid receptor PYL2-like, which yields MASEAVLELGLTLEEFTELESTINTHHKFAPSPKICTSIIAQRIEAPAHTVWPLIRSFDNPQKYKHFIKSCNMRSGDGGVGSIREVTVVSGLPASTSTERLEILDDVNHLLSFRVVGGEHRLHNYRSVTSVNEFNKDGKVYTVVLESYVVDIPEGNTGVDTKMFVDTVVKLNLQKLGEVAMATILH from the coding sequence ATGGCTTCAGAAGCAGTGCTTGAGCTAGGTCTAACCCTAGAGGAATTCACGGAACTCGAAAGCACCATCAACACGCACCACAAGTTCGCGCCATCCCCCAAAATCTGCACCTCCATCATAGCGCAACGTATCGAGGCTCCCGCGCACACCGTCTGGCCCCTCATTCGAAGCTTCGACAACCCGCAGAAGTACAAGCACTTCATCAAGAGCTGCAACATGCGCTCCGGCGACGGCGGCGTCGGCAGCATCCGGGAGGTCACCGTCGTCTCCGGCCTCCCTGCCTCCACCAGCACCGAGCGCCTCGAGATTCTCGACGACGTCAACCACCTGCTCAGCTTCCGCGTGGTCGGCGGCGAGCACAGGCTCCACAACTACCGCTCCGTCACGTCGGTGAACGAGTTCAACAAGGACGGTAAGGTTTACACCGTTGTGTTGGAATCCTACGTCGTGGACATTCCCGAAGGGAACACCGGCGTTGATACCAAGATGTTTGTGGACACCGTCGTGAAGCTTAACCTTCAGAAACTTGGGGAGGTTGCTATGGCTACCATTCTGCACTGA
- the LOC114164666 gene encoding homeobox protein ATH1-like: MERDMYIAPLEISGRGGTVIDEISHHSTSNPLIQCYSLDLNNQSHIINGISMLSGEQGEPTSNVHAGACFINPSTIADSSPLVTSRRKTIVGDASNPMANSEFQEHLVGGVPLTPASLAAILADRIGLEENLENSAALAPSIFSTGALEVFFNNLYGTSNPLSGTFEECGYNEVPSKWNANKFHKAPENDGTCQPYSSIANLDPNEWATSNVANMANYAHYSSNFSKELSLSLATSTAAGQRSDVTCSNMTPCMNGTISCSSSRELSMNLGGNKYVQISPEVLESRYLLGIQEILAQIARYSFENLEQLNYSAPGNRAGGQKSASAFPPKRNILTDHNASSVYESHAESPLQRQAAESKKAQLLALLQLVDNRYSQCLDEIHTVVSAFHAATELDPQIHAHFALRTISVFYKELRERISNYILAMGSSFNKSCTEETEWSIETSFLQKQWALQQLKRKDQLWRPQRGLPERSVSVLRAWMFQNFLHPYPKDAEKHLLAVKSGLTRSQVSNWFINARVRLWKPMIEEMYAEMNKRKACRNEEEIQNNHGNRISMSNQRFNVN, from the exons ATGGAGAGAGATATGTACATTGCTCCACTGGAGATTTCTGGGCGAGGTGGTACAGTAATAGATGAAATATCTCATCATTCCACCTCAAATCCTCTCATTCAGTGCTATTCACTTGACCTTAACAACCAATCCCACATCATAAATGGAATTTCAATGCTTTCTGGAGAGCAAGGTGAACCAACAAGTAATGTCCATGCTGGTGCTTGCTTCATTAATCCATCAACTATTGCTGACTCTAGTCCATTAGTTACATCACGGAGAAAGACTATTGTGGGAGATGCCTCAAATCCCATGGCGAACTCTGAGTTTCAAGAGCATTTAGTTGGAGGAGTGCCCCTCACTCCTGCTTCGCTTGCAGCCATTCTTGCTGATAGAATTGGTCTTGAAGAAAATTTGGAGAATTCAGCAGCTCTGGCTCCCTCAATCTTCTCCACGGGGGCACTAGAGGTATTCTTCAACAATTTGTATGGTACTTCAAACCCTTTGTCTGGAACTTTTGAGGAGTGTGGTTACAATGAAGTTCCTAGTAAGTGGAATGCTAACAAATTTCATAAAGCTCCGGAGAATGATGGAACTTGTCAGCCCTATTCTTCTATAGCAAACCTGGATCCAAATGAATGGGCAACATCAAACGTTGCAAACATGGCCAATTATGCTCACTATTCCTCTAACTTTAGTAAAGAACTTTCTCTGAGTCTTGCAACATCTACAGCCGCAGGACAGCGCTCAGACGTGACTTGCTCTAATATGACCCCGTGCATGAATGGAACCATTTCCTGCAGTAGTAGTAGGGAACTTTCTATGAATTTGGGTGGTAATAAATATGTACAAATTTCACCAGAAGTACTGGAATCGAGATACCTTCTTGGGATTCAAGAGATACTTGCTCAAATTGCAAGATATTCATTTGAAAATCTGGAACAGTTAAACTATTCAGCCCCTGGTAATAGAGCAGGTGGGCAGAAGTCAGCTTCAGCGTTTCCACCCAAGAGAAACATCTTGACAGATCACAATGCAAGTTCTGTTTACGAATCTCATGCAGAGTCTCCATTGCAAAGGCAGGCTGCTGAATCTAAGAAAGCCCAACTGCTGGCACTTCTACAACTG GTGGACAATCGATACAGCCAGTGTTTGGATGAGATACATACTGTTGTATCTGCATTCCATGCAGCTACCGAGCTGGACCCACAAATACATGCACATTTTGCTCTTCGAACCATCTCTGTCTTTTACAAGGAGTTACGGGAGAGGATTAGCAACTACATTCTTGCCATGGGATCAAGTTTCAACAAATCGTGCACGGAAGAGACTGAATGGTCTATTGAAACTTCATTCCTTCAAAAGCAATGGGCTCTACAGcagttgaaaagaaaagatcaGCTGTGGAGGCCCCAGAGAGGCTTGCCGGAAAGATCTGTCTCGGTTCTACGGGCATGGATGTTTCAGAATTTCCTACACCC GTATCCCAAAGACGCAGAGAAGCATTTGCTTGCAGTGAAAAGTGGGTTGACTAGAAGTCAG GTATCCAACTGGTTTATAAATGCTCGTGTGCGGCTGTGGAAACCTATGATTGAAGAGATGTATGCTGAAATGAACAAAAGAAAGGCCTGTcgaaatgaagaagaaatccAGAATAACCATGGAAATAGGATAAGCATGAGCAACCAAAGGTTTAATGTTAACTAA
- the LOC114164667 gene encoding protein NDL2-like isoform X1, with protein MECEWLHIHDAIESEMADSVSVDMEAISSPPEEHVVRTRYGCVSVAVYGDQEKPALITYPDLALNYVSCFQGLLFCPEACSLLLHNFCIYHISPPGHELGAAAIDPDGPILSADDLADEIAEVLNYFGQSAVMCMGVTAGAYILALFAVKYRHRVLGLILVSPLCKAPSWTEWLYNKVMSNLLYFYGMCGVVKEILLKRYFSKEVRGSDYLPVSDIIQACQRSLDERQSLNVWRFLEAINGRHDISEGLRKLHCRSLIFVGDMSPFHSEALHMASKLDRRLSALVEVQACGSMVTEEQPHAMLTPLEYFLMGYGLYRPSKLSVSPRSPLSPTCISPELYSPESMGLKLKPIKTRISVEM; from the exons ATGGAGTGTGAGTGGTTACACATTCACGACGCTATTGAGAGTGAAATGGCGGATTCGGTGTCGGTGGACATGGAAGCCATTTCTTCTCCACCCGAG GAACATGTTGTAAGAACTCGTTATGGTTGTGTCTCTGTTGCTGTGTATGGGGACCAGGAAAAACCAGCGCTAATCACGTATCCTGATTTGGCTTTAAATT ATGTCTCCTGCTTTCAAGGGTTGTTATTTTGTCCAGAAGCCTGTTCGCTACTGCTTCACAATTTCTGCATCTATCATATTAGTCCACCTGGGCATGAG TTGGGAGCTGCTGCCATTGATCCAGACGGTCCAATTCTTTCTGCTGACGACTTAGCTGATGAAATAGCCGAAGTTCTTAATTATTTTGG TCAGAGTGCAGTGATGTGTATGGGAGTGACTGCTGGGGCTTACATTCTTGCCTTATTTGCT GTGAAATATAGACATCGTGTTCTTGGTTTGATACTTGTTTCTCCATTATGTAAAGCACCATCTTGGACTGAATGGCTGTACAATAAG GTCATGTCAAATTTACTCTACTTTTACGGCATGTGTGGGGTGGTTAAAGAAATATTGCTAAAGCGATACTTTAGCAAG GAAGTTCGAGGCAGTGACTATTTGCCAGTGTCGGATATTATTCAAGCATGCCAAAGG TCATTGGATGAGAGGCAGAGTTTGAATGTGTGGCGTTTCCTTGAAGCGATTAATGG GAGACATGACATCAGTGAAGGATTGAGAAAATTACATTGTCGTTCACTAATTTTTGTCGGGGATATGTCTCCTTTTCACTCCGAGGCTCTCCACATGGCATCTAAGTTGGATAGACGACTCAGTGCCTTAGTCGAA GTTCAAGCGTGTGGGTCAATGGTAACAGAGGAGCAACCTCATGCCATGTTAACACCGTTGGAGTACTTTCTCATGGGATATGGCTTGTACAGACCATCTAAGTTGAGTGTCAGCCCAAGAAGTCCCCTGAGTCCCACTTGCATTTCTCCTGAGCTTTACTCCCCGGAGAGCATGGGTTTGAAATTGAAACCAATAAAGACACGAATTTCAGTGGAGATGTAG
- the LOC114164667 gene encoding protein NDL2-like isoform X2 has protein sequence MSPAFKGCYFVQKPVRYCFTISASIILVHLGMRSLTLFLETLGAAAIDPDGPILSADDLADEIAEVLNYFGQSAVMCMGVTAGAYILALFAVKYRHRVLGLILVSPLCKAPSWTEWLYNKVMSNLLYFYGMCGVVKEILLKRYFSKEVRGSDYLPVSDIIQACQRSLDERQSLNVWRFLEAINGRHDISEGLRKLHCRSLIFVGDMSPFHSEALHMASKLDRRLSALVEVQACGSMVTEEQPHAMLTPLEYFLMGYGLYRPSKLSVSPRSPLSPTCISPELYSPESMGLKLKPIKTRISVEM, from the exons ATGTCTCCTGCTTTCAAGGGTTGTTATTTTGTCCAGAAGCCTGTTCGCTACTGCTTCACAATTTCTGCATCTATCATATTAGTCCACCTGGGCATGAGGTCTCTAACTTTATTTCTTGAAACT TTGGGAGCTGCTGCCATTGATCCAGACGGTCCAATTCTTTCTGCTGACGACTTAGCTGATGAAATAGCCGAAGTTCTTAATTATTTTGG TCAGAGTGCAGTGATGTGTATGGGAGTGACTGCTGGGGCTTACATTCTTGCCTTATTTGCT GTGAAATATAGACATCGTGTTCTTGGTTTGATACTTGTTTCTCCATTATGTAAAGCACCATCTTGGACTGAATGGCTGTACAATAAG GTCATGTCAAATTTACTCTACTTTTACGGCATGTGTGGGGTGGTTAAAGAAATATTGCTAAAGCGATACTTTAGCAAG GAAGTTCGAGGCAGTGACTATTTGCCAGTGTCGGATATTATTCAAGCATGCCAAAGG TCATTGGATGAGAGGCAGAGTTTGAATGTGTGGCGTTTCCTTGAAGCGATTAATGG GAGACATGACATCAGTGAAGGATTGAGAAAATTACATTGTCGTTCACTAATTTTTGTCGGGGATATGTCTCCTTTTCACTCCGAGGCTCTCCACATGGCATCTAAGTTGGATAGACGACTCAGTGCCTTAGTCGAA GTTCAAGCGTGTGGGTCAATGGTAACAGAGGAGCAACCTCATGCCATGTTAACACCGTTGGAGTACTTTCTCATGGGATATGGCTTGTACAGACCATCTAAGTTGAGTGTCAGCCCAAGAAGTCCCCTGAGTCCCACTTGCATTTCTCCTGAGCTTTACTCCCCGGAGAGCATGGGTTTGAAATTGAAACCAATAAAGACACGAATTTCAGTGGAGATGTAG